In one window of Niallia sp. Man26 DNA:
- the argS gene encoding arginine--tRNA ligase — protein MDIKGEFAEILFEALGGEINKGKLIFMMENPKFANLGDLAFPCFELAKVFRKSPQSIAQELVPKMKASKFEKVEAVGGYLNVFLNKNKVSQAVLEQVLNKKAQYGDLSIGTNKVMTIDFSSPNIAKPFSMGHLRSTVIGNALALISEKCGYRTIRINHLGDWGTQFGKLILAYKLWGNEEEVKQQPIRELLKLYVKFHEEALQSPDLESDARHWFKKLEQADPEAVALWEWFRAESLQEFTKIYELMGIHFDTFDGEAFFNDKMDKVIRKLEELNLLQESDGAQLVPLEGMPPSLIKKRDGATLYATRDLAAAIYRQETYHFDQALYVVGNEQTLHFKQLFALLDKMGNKWQQGMKHVSFGMMLKEGKKMSTRKGKVVLLEEVLKCAISLALEDIKRKNPNLSNKEEIAKQVGTGAVIFHDLKNFRQNDIEFSLEDMLKFEGETGPYVQYSHARAASLLKKGNFKAEAAALGTQEEEAWSIIMTLNAFPETVKKSLEDYDPSQIAKYVVELARAFNKYYGTVRILDDENLKQQRLTLVYAVRMVLKEGLRLLGLKAPEEM, from the coding sequence ATGGACATTAAAGGTGAATTTGCTGAAATTCTTTTTGAGGCTTTAGGTGGAGAAATTAATAAAGGCAAGCTAATTTTTATGATGGAAAACCCGAAGTTTGCAAATTTAGGAGACTTGGCTTTTCCTTGTTTTGAATTGGCAAAAGTATTCCGAAAATCGCCCCAAAGTATAGCTCAGGAATTAGTTCCAAAAATGAAGGCATCAAAGTTTGAAAAAGTGGAAGCTGTTGGCGGCTACTTAAATGTGTTTTTGAATAAAAACAAAGTGTCACAGGCCGTCTTGGAACAGGTGCTTAACAAAAAAGCGCAATACGGGGATTTAAGTATTGGCACAAACAAGGTAATGACAATTGATTTTTCTTCTCCCAATATTGCGAAGCCTTTTTCAATGGGACATTTACGTTCAACAGTAATTGGGAATGCTTTAGCATTAATTTCTGAAAAATGTGGATACCGCACAATTAGAATTAACCATTTAGGCGACTGGGGAACGCAATTTGGAAAATTAATACTTGCATATAAACTATGGGGCAATGAGGAAGAGGTAAAGCAGCAGCCCATAAGAGAGCTGTTGAAGTTGTATGTGAAATTTCATGAAGAAGCGCTTCAATCCCCTGACTTAGAGAGTGATGCTCGGCATTGGTTTAAAAAATTAGAACAGGCTGATCCAGAAGCAGTGGCTTTGTGGGAATGGTTTCGGGCTGAATCCTTACAGGAATTCACAAAAATTTATGAATTAATGGGTATTCACTTTGATACCTTTGACGGGGAGGCGTTTTTTAATGACAAGATGGATAAGGTTATCCGAAAACTTGAAGAACTGAATCTGCTTCAAGAATCAGACGGAGCACAATTAGTTCCTCTTGAAGGCATGCCTCCATCCTTAATTAAAAAAAGGGACGGAGCAACACTGTATGCAACCCGTGATTTAGCAGCAGCGATTTACCGGCAGGAAACATATCACTTTGATCAAGCACTGTATGTTGTCGGCAATGAACAAACATTGCATTTTAAGCAATTATTTGCTCTGTTAGATAAGATGGGAAACAAATGGCAGCAAGGAATGAAGCATGTCTCTTTTGGCATGATGCTTAAAGAGGGCAAAAAAATGTCAACGCGAAAAGGGAAGGTAGTTCTATTAGAAGAAGTGCTAAAATGTGCCATCTCCCTTGCATTGGAAGATATTAAACGGAAAAATCCTAATCTTAGCAACAAAGAGGAAATCGCTAAACAAGTTGGTACAGGTGCAGTTATCTTTCATGATTTAAAGAACTTCCGCCAAAACGACATTGAGTTTTCTCTCGAAGATATGTTGAAGTTTGAAGGAGAAACTGGGCCGTACGTACAATACAGCCATGCCCGGGCTGCTTCGTTGCTGAAAAAGGGTAATTTTAAAGCAGAGGCAGCAGCTTTAGGGACTCAAGAGGAAGAAGCATGGTCCATTATTATGACGTTAAATGCTTTTCCGGAAACAGTCAAAAAATCACTGGAAGATTATGATCCGTCTCAAATTGCTAAATATGTTGTGGAACTAGCGAGAGCTTTTAATAAGTATTACGGAACTGTACGCATTTTAGATGATGAAAACCTTAAGCAACAAAGATTAACACTTGTATATGCAGTGAGAATGGTTTTGAAAGAAGGGCTCCGGCTGTTAGGGTTAAAAGCACCAGAGGAAATGTAA
- a CDS encoding glycoside hydrolase family 30 beta sandwich domain-containing protein, translating to MIKYKIWTFLLLLMLLLALLIFAYMNPVNKTSNQKKVDETEVLVWQTTGDQADLLEKKDSLYFSNQHSPSLPTVAIEPNTAYQQMDGFGAAVTGSTAYLLQNEDDSDRNSILTDLFTSKGINLSIVRHTIGSSDFSVDVNGNPSSYTYNDTNGEPDYDMNYFSIKKDKDVVGSLQDILTLNKDIQVLGTPWSAPAWMKFGEKTLNGWYLDYTNDKVYKAYADYFVRYVKAYKSNGIDISAVTIQNEPEFTSANYPSMSMGAEEQAKFIGQYLGPAFQANNLETKIIGFDHNWDSAVQYTSALFEDSTAAEYIDGTAFHCYEGTPAAMAQIHENFPSKHIYLTECSSGKWSESFADNFSWQMSNLMIGGPRNWAKAVLMWNIALDENNGPVNGGCSICTGLLTIDKKTGTTTKNAEYYALGHASKFVQPHAVRIYSSNFPGTIETVAYQNPDKSIILLALNPMDKEKSFQIETNGTYFTYSLPPKSAVTFSWQP from the coding sequence ATGATTAAATACAAAATATGGACGTTCCTGTTGCTGCTTATGCTCCTGCTAGCACTGCTTATCTTTGCATATATGAACCCTGTTAACAAGACGAGTAACCAAAAGAAAGTGGACGAAACAGAAGTATTGGTCTGGCAGACGACAGGTGATCAGGCAGATTTACTAGAGAAAAAGGATTCCCTGTATTTTTCAAATCAGCACTCCCCTTCTCTCCCTACTGTAGCAATTGAGCCGAATACTGCCTATCAACAAATGGACGGGTTTGGTGCTGCTGTAACTGGATCAACTGCCTATTTGCTACAGAATGAAGATGATTCTGACCGAAACAGCATTTTAACGGACTTATTTACAAGCAAGGGAATTAATCTATCAATAGTCAGGCATACTATTGGCTCTTCCGATTTTTCTGTCGATGTCAATGGAAATCCAAGCAGTTATACGTATAATGACACAAACGGTGAACCAGATTATGATATGAACTATTTTTCTATCAAAAAAGACAAGGATGTTGTAGGGAGTCTGCAAGATATTCTCACATTAAATAAAGATATTCAAGTCTTGGGTACGCCTTGGAGTGCACCTGCCTGGATGAAATTCGGTGAAAAAACGTTGAATGGCTGGTATTTAGATTATACGAATGACAAAGTGTATAAAGCTTATGCTGATTACTTTGTTCGTTATGTTAAAGCATATAAAAGCAACGGAATAGATATTTCTGCCGTTACCATTCAAAATGAGCCAGAATTCACTTCAGCTAACTACCCTTCTATGAGTATGGGTGCCGAGGAGCAGGCTAAATTCATTGGACAGTATTTAGGTCCAGCTTTTCAGGCAAATAACTTGGAGACAAAAATCATAGGGTTTGATCATAATTGGGACAGTGCTGTCCAATACACAAGTGCATTATTTGAAGACAGTACAGCTGCAGAGTATATCGATGGAACTGCTTTCCACTGCTACGAAGGAACTCCTGCTGCTATGGCACAAATTCATGAAAATTTTCCTTCTAAACATATTTATCTTACTGAATGCAGTTCAGGTAAATGGAGTGAAAGCTTTGCTGATAATTTCAGCTGGCAGATGAGCAATCTTATGATTGGCGGCCCGCGCAATTGGGCAAAAGCTGTGCTAATGTGGAATATCGCACTAGATGAAAATAACGGTCCTGTAAACGGAGGCTGCAGTATATGTACAGGGTTGTTAACAATAGACAAAAAAACAGGGACTACAACGAAAAATGCAGAATACTATGCCCTTGGACATGCCAGCAAATTTGTCCAGCCTCATGCAGTAAGAATTTATTCATCCAATTTTCCAGGCACTATTGAAACGGTTGCTTACCAAAATCCAGACAAATCTATTATCCTCCTAGCACTGAATCCTATGGATAAGGAGAAAAGCTTTCAAATCGAGACTAACGGCACTTACTTTACTTACAGTCTTCCTCCCAAAAGTGCTGTCACATTCTCTTGGCAACCTTAA
- a CDS encoding glycoside hydrolase family 3 C-terminal domain-containing protein, whose protein sequence is MMALLSEGKRKLTKASILFTMVLGLAAPPLETSAEEFSWMDKSLSAEERTQTLVEAMTLEDKVDFITGNVNNYYGFYNEGLEKYGIPALQMADGPLGVRIANPEIQNKQSTALPSAIGLAATWNTETAEEYGDLIGNEAFNTTHNVMLGPGLDIARNPFGARNFESLGEDPYLQGQMASSYVNAIQSNNVLVTAKHYLLNNQEKDRFTSDSQASERAINEIYARPFASVIENADLGSVMCSFNKVNGVYACENPDLLTDLLRDSLNFEGFVMSDYGANVSTAESINAGLDLETPGEPFGVWGEELLQAVKDGKVSEETVNQSAYRILYQIFDKGLFDNPTQNNPIDVAAHGEIARQIAAETMVLLQNKKDILPLNTDKLDSIAVIGPDADTASAAGGGSSLVNPTYTVSPLEGIKNRAGADVQVEYAPGTDSISAGDILPGPDAVPSSFLMPEADSDENGLKAEYWSNKNMEGNPEYEHTAKQVNLNLGFYNYEGFNAQSSKLDSLPTSLNGMMSARYTGVINVPKSGEYNLSTTSYGSSKVYLDGTLVIDNAGEQLNTIEKTVTLEANKNYDVKIEYKTDYKEASGNDNGGQLRFGWEAADNIVDENIADAVDLAKKSDAAVIVTRTYDSEGYVDRSDMELPNNQEQLIKEVAKVNKNVVVVNESGIAVKMGDWKNKVESIVQAWYPGQEQGNAIADVLFGDVNPSGKLPVTFPVDEDSTPVSSEEQYPGIDEAVKYSEDIFVGYRGYEQSGIEAAFSFGHGLSYTDFKYNKLKTKVKGTKKSTEPTVEVTLNLKNTGDVTGSEVVQVYTGKLPTNVETAPKQLAGFSKVELKPGKEKKVTIKLDAKAFSYYDEKKNEWVTPSGNVPVYVGSSSSDIRLKGSVTISKSTSKQLNKANNTKN, encoded by the coding sequence ATGATGGCTTTATTATCAGAGGGGAAACGCAAACTGACAAAAGCCAGCATCTTATTTACAATGGTGCTCGGTCTTGCAGCGCCTCCATTGGAAACATCTGCAGAAGAGTTTTCATGGATGGACAAGAGTCTTTCTGCTGAGGAAAGAACTCAAACTTTAGTAGAAGCTATGACATTGGAGGATAAAGTAGACTTTATTACTGGCAATGTTAACAACTATTACGGATTTTATAACGAAGGATTAGAGAAATACGGTATTCCTGCCTTACAAATGGCAGATGGGCCTCTAGGTGTCCGCATTGCCAATCCTGAAATTCAAAACAAACAATCAACTGCTTTGCCTTCCGCAATCGGCCTTGCAGCAACATGGAATACGGAGACAGCAGAAGAATATGGTGATTTGATTGGAAATGAAGCATTCAATACAACACATAATGTTATGCTTGGCCCTGGGCTAGATATTGCCCGCAATCCTTTCGGGGCAAGAAACTTTGAATCTTTAGGTGAGGATCCATACTTACAAGGACAAATGGCATCTAGTTATGTAAATGCCATTCAAAGCAATAATGTCTTGGTAACAGCCAAGCATTACTTATTGAACAATCAAGAAAAGGACCGCTTTACAAGCGACTCTCAAGCTAGTGAACGAGCAATCAATGAAATCTATGCAAGACCTTTTGCAAGCGTCATTGAAAATGCTGATTTAGGAAGTGTTATGTGCTCTTTCAATAAAGTAAATGGCGTTTATGCATGCGAAAATCCTGATTTACTGACTGATTTGTTAAGAGACAGCTTAAACTTTGAAGGTTTCGTGATGAGTGACTACGGAGCTAATGTCAGCACAGCTGAGTCAATTAATGCAGGACTCGACTTAGAAACACCAGGTGAGCCTTTTGGAGTATGGGGCGAAGAGCTCTTGCAGGCTGTGAAGGATGGAAAAGTAAGTGAAGAAACAGTTAATCAAAGTGCATACCGAATTCTTTACCAAATATTTGATAAAGGATTATTCGATAACCCAACACAAAACAACCCAATCGATGTGGCCGCACATGGCGAAATCGCCCGACAAATAGCTGCAGAAACGATGGTGTTACTGCAAAATAAGAAGGACATTTTGCCATTAAATACAGATAAGCTGGATTCAATTGCTGTTATTGGACCTGATGCTGATACTGCATCAGCAGCTGGCGGAGGAAGCTCCCTAGTTAATCCAACATATACAGTAAGTCCGCTAGAAGGTATTAAGAATCGTGCAGGAGCAGATGTACAAGTTGAATATGCGCCTGGTACAGATTCCATCAGTGCTGGAGATATCTTACCAGGTCCTGATGCCGTTCCATCTTCTTTCTTAATGCCAGAGGCTGATTCTGATGAAAATGGATTAAAAGCTGAATACTGGTCTAATAAGAACATGGAAGGAAATCCAGAATATGAGCATACTGCTAAACAAGTAAACTTAAATCTTGGTTTCTATAACTATGAAGGTTTTAATGCACAATCTTCAAAATTGGACAGCCTGCCAACAAGCTTAAACGGCATGATGTCTGCAAGATACACTGGTGTAATCAATGTTCCAAAGTCTGGAGAGTATAACCTTTCTACGACAAGCTATGGTTCAAGCAAAGTGTATCTTGATGGAACTCTAGTGATTGATAACGCTGGAGAACAATTGAATACAATTGAAAAAACAGTTACTCTGGAAGCAAACAAAAATTATGATGTAAAAATCGAGTATAAAACGGACTACAAAGAAGCGTCTGGAAATGATAATGGCGGTCAATTACGCTTTGGCTGGGAAGCTGCAGACAATATTGTTGACGAAAATATTGCTGATGCTGTTGACTTAGCGAAAAAATCAGATGCAGCTGTTATTGTAACAAGAACATATGATAGTGAAGGTTATGTTGATCGTTCGGACATGGAACTGCCTAATAACCAAGAACAGTTAATTAAAGAAGTAGCGAAGGTAAATAAAAATGTCGTAGTTGTCAATGAAAGCGGCATTGCAGTTAAAATGGGAGACTGGAAAAATAAGGTCGAGTCGATCGTGCAAGCATGGTATCCAGGTCAAGAACAAGGAAATGCGATTGCTGACGTATTATTCGGCGATGTAAACCCTTCTGGAAAACTGCCAGTCACATTCCCTGTCGATGAAGATTCCACACCAGTTTCTTCAGAGGAACAATATCCTGGCATTGACGAAGCTGTTAAGTATTCAGAGGATATTTTTGTTGGCTACCGCGGCTATGAGCAATCTGGCATTGAAGCAGCCTTCTCCTTTGGACATGGCTTGTCTTATACAGATTTCAAGTATAACAAGTTAAAAACAAAGGTGAAAGGTACAAAGAAATCTACTGAACCAACAGTTGAAGTTACATTAAACTTAAAAAATACAGGTGATGTTACAGGCTCTGAGGTTGTCCAAGTTTATACTGGAAAGCTTCCTACTAATGTAGAGACAGCTCCTAAACAATTGGCAGGCTTCAGTAAGGTTGAGCTTAAACCTGGAAAAGAGAAGAAAGTGACCATTAAACTGGATGCAAAAGCCTTCTCTTATTATGATGAAAAGAAAAACGAATGGGTTACTCCTTCAGGTAATGTGCCTGTTTATGTGGGCAGCTCTTCCAGTGACATTCGTCTAAAAGGCAGTGTTACTATTTCTAAATCAACAAGCAAGCAGTTAAACAAAGCTAACAATACTAAAAACTAA
- a CDS encoding nitroreductase family protein, which yields MSKFQKINDFNEIVYGRRSIKVYDPTVKISREEMSEILTQASKAPSSINMQPWRFVVIDSEEGKAKLAPLSRFNKDKVLSSSAVIAVFGDKKNFDYAEEIYSKAVELGLMPQEVKDAQLNAFTPYYENMSEEVMKDTIMLDAGLVSMQLMLVARAYGYDTNPIGGYEKDQIAESFGLEKDRYIPIMLLTIGKAAHEGFESYRLPVETTTEWR from the coding sequence ATGAGTAAATTTCAAAAAATAAATGATTTCAATGAGATTGTATACGGACGCCGTTCTATTAAGGTGTATGACCCTACTGTTAAAATCAGCCGTGAAGAGATGAGTGAAATCTTAACACAAGCTTCTAAAGCTCCATCTTCTATTAATATGCAGCCATGGCGCTTTGTAGTTATTGACAGTGAAGAAGGAAAAGCTAAACTAGCTCCTCTATCACGCTTTAACAAAGATAAAGTTTTGAGCTCTTCTGCTGTTATCGCTGTGTTCGGTGACAAGAAGAACTTTGATTATGCGGAGGAAATCTACAGCAAGGCTGTTGAGCTTGGCCTAATGCCTCAAGAAGTAAAAGACGCTCAATTGAATGCTTTTACACCATATTATGAAAATATGTCCGAGGAAGTCATGAAGGATACTATTATGCTAGATGCTGGTCTTGTTTCTATGCAATTAATGCTGGTGGCACGTGCTTACGGATATGATACAAACCCTATCGGCGGATATGAAAAAGATCAAATTGCTGAAAGCTTCGGCCTTGAGAAAGACCGCTATATTCCAATTATGCTTCTGACTATCGGTAAAGCAGCACATGAAGGTTTCGAATCATACCGCCTCCCTGTTGAAACAACAACAGAATGGAGATAA
- a CDS encoding AzlD domain-containing protein — MEINAAVLLIVIGGAIVTFIPRVVPIMVLSRLKLSDNVQTWLHFVPIAILAAIIGQELFMEDNKVQIMLNEELPAAIITALIAIKTRSLLWTVVAGVIAFVLMRWLLAGFSI, encoded by the coding sequence ATGGAAATAAACGCTGCTGTACTTTTAATTGTAATTGGAGGAGCTATCGTAACCTTTATACCAAGAGTTGTGCCTATAATGGTACTCAGCCGATTAAAGCTGTCAGATAACGTTCAAACCTGGCTGCATTTTGTGCCTATTGCCATACTCGCCGCTATAATTGGACAGGAATTATTTATGGAAGATAACAAAGTACAGATAATGCTAAACGAGGAGCTGCCAGCAGCCATTATAACAGCTCTTATTGCCATTAAGACTCGCAGTTTATTATGGACAGTTGTTGCTGGAGTTATTGCGTTTGTATTAATGAGATGGTTACTTGCTGGATTTTCAATATGA